In Acaryochloris thomasi RCC1774, a genomic segment contains:
- a CDS encoding helix-turn-helix domain-containing protein yields the protein MRLTHQDIAEMIGTSRVTVTRLIGELEQARLVDWSKRNRLLRHSFYSA from the coding sequence ATCCGACTTACCCATCAAGACATTGCTGAAATGATCGGAACCAGCCGCGTGACCGTCACCCGCTTGATAGGAGAGCTTGAACAAGCAAGATTAGTTGATTGGTCAAAGCGCAACCGTCTACTGCGTCATAGTTTTTATTCAGCTTAA